A stretch of Sinimarinibacterium sp. NLF-5-8 DNA encodes these proteins:
- the rnhB gene encoding ribonuclease HII — MRTAVARIAGIDEAGRGCLAGPVVAAAVVLGARPIEGLNDSKKLSPRKREALFGQIIECADDYGIGQASVEEIDRINILQATFLAMQRALAALRAPADQAWVDGNQAPKLPCAVRCIVDGDALEPAIMAASILAKVTRDRELVQLDARYPEYGFARHKGYGTALHQAALQQYGVTPIHRLSFAPCRLAAQQSPPGARAR, encoded by the coding sequence ATGAGAACAGCGGTGGCACGGATTGCCGGCATCGACGAAGCCGGGCGCGGCTGTCTGGCCGGACCGGTCGTGGCCGCCGCCGTGGTGCTCGGCGCGCGCCCGATCGAGGGCTTGAACGACTCCAAGAAACTCTCGCCGCGCAAGCGTGAAGCGCTGTTTGGGCAAATCATCGAATGCGCCGACGACTACGGCATTGGCCAGGCCAGCGTTGAAGAAATCGACCGCATCAACATTCTGCAAGCCACGTTTTTAGCCATGCAGCGCGCGTTGGCCGCGTTGCGCGCGCCAGCGGATCAGGCGTGGGTAGATGGCAATCAGGCACCGAAGCTGCCGTGTGCGGTGCGCTGCATTGTCGATGGCGATGCGCTGGAACCGGCAATCATGGCCGCCAGCATTCTTGCCAAGGTCACCCGCGACCGTGAACTGGTGCAGCTCGACGCGCGCTATCCCGAGTACGGCTTTGCCCGGCACAAAGGCTATGGCACTGCGTTGCACCAGGCCGCGTTGCAGCAGTATGGCGTCACCCCGATCCATCGCCTCAGCTTTGCCCCGTGTCGGCTGGCGGCGCAGCAATCACCGCCGGGAGCGCGCGCGCGATGA